The Neodiprion virginianus isolate iyNeoVirg1 chromosome 5, iyNeoVirg1.1, whole genome shotgun sequence genome contains a region encoding:
- the LOC124304337 gene encoding chondroitin sulfate proteoglycan 4 produces the protein MTNTMHFNDVRLLVFLAGIACTLLGCCQTDEKVSFYGASYIHLPVQEARGASDVSFKFRTHLPDAMLLLAAGKTDYCLVKLVAGRLKVHINLGAGESEIASPRGLTLNDLSWHEVNLTRREANITLQIDVIHATRSVLPGRFFELNIHYGVYIGGQGDFNELFLGHTEYLRGCMADIHYNGANVVESARLRKGQSVATGVAWGCSTEFDASRDTEISFVEDGAFTAIPKPIPRTGTRWELDLKTVTESGLLLYNAGQSLRADYLGVEIYERKIRLLMNTGNGPTELIHGTTVADGKWHHVIVEFDPNVIGISVDSSAKTLALPKGSRYLDLAGTLYIGGTELNQRAKALGKGLKSGDVSYKGCIRKMLLDNKPLGLPDVKVSQGIVVGCVWGFPCVEAEPCVDGASCSQLGVNSFKCSCDQALCIKPSYAEDYKVYSSANLPVDLEILSLSPLMVSEGDHVLVTSQNIAMILDIAKYGVEETGVIFTLITPPSHGTLALDLLNTKSDHTFTLQEINQDKIQYMHDGSESTEDSMILELKLLAGASYTLPGYLQGRLRFPLHVNVTPVNDPPLLEIPTAKVLRLAQGTRKVLSKELVWAVDADTPLQSLVYTVLRGDMDAGHVERLTYPTKPIDSFSQAELQQGLIAYVHRGNAKSNAMLGLQVSDGIESSQPAYLRVSAYPLQIKLQYNTGLVVVHRSFSHLTPANLSFITNSDDSSIEIRYDIVSPAQFGTIQKFKDVSGSWSNVDHFTSKDVELDWVRYLHNVGSPSQDEFKFQASVREVRTQHTFDFRITFIDLELKESRRLPVNFTNSIEVVVGSQNLKFQTNPLTTPVNKIVFTIEESPKYGELFLTKKAVLKGDTFTQEDLDAGRLRYKLLRKSFSNINDEMVFRVKAPQCVEIASSLLIRYSLQRNGNGPETVNRLRVNEGGSVPLKIMRFDGKNYGVTSLTYNVTVTPLHGWLKVVNDTFYSNPRRNATYFTSSELAAELVHYVHDDTETPEDTFAYVAISSERENFMYVGNFLVEVAMRNDNPPTRLNARVFHVVLNGERILTNKVLEYIDADLDTKPSDIVYSRRDAANGGLYKVTNPSVQIYEFTQQDVNRQQILFRHHGEETGKVELGVTDGHFYTAGVLEVQASPPYVNPVPTNSSVVKFNESTTLTTAVLQIETNVNANESEIIYTVIEKPRHGVLLKRYKETTTFTQDDLAHGEVTYKHQGGSLTKDSFKFRVSAKKTEAEGHLTVKVYPESYWEPLIVANNQTVLVEEATSVLLSKKHLEVMHPKISPGQITYLVKERPRFGNLELQSPDQEHSDEARDDYVVTSFEQSTINEGKLHYVQSEPNQTLDSFTFDVTNGITWLRDLALNFVVIPDKMYLASGNLSVVEGKSVVLDESDFPVITEYYAGKVTDYRVIEKPKHGTLIDSTKNSLVKKFPQKHLAAGVIMYRHSDDETLNDSLRLVAIAGEKTSEPFELGFKVIPVNDEIPFLVNKTTLNVWQGGSVFITSKNLATLDNDTEPANLQYHVTSIRNGFISLKQFKKLEIRNFTQQHINNMEIMFTHTNESDAEFIFTIDDGVHTTSNYTMLVVTREVRLSVKNNNPLNVFPLTRKPISADLLFIDSTDGNRKIKYIVRSGPHLGRIIMETSEGIWLEVDRFSQSDLNHSKVIYEHTKQFMDLSANDSFVFDVEAHFAKPVLNQLFQIEISVSSGGLDRYISAESVRVEEGGSGKVIVNVTGIVKFLQAKAGLENPTVITRLATHPSHGHVMLLPDLNVTTFTLPEIEGGKVAYFHDHSDTTEDHIHFSVYLTPGHILLCNTTVPVIVTPINDEPFKLVTNAPFVSVVRNQNQTITRENLLTTDPDTDPQELSYDVISGPTYGRLLLLPQDQNSSEVHQVNKFSQHDVDSNRLVYEHSGPLQAASFYFRVSDGRFNPVYRVLNFHVLPIRLNVTVVGPVSLQQGSNVALISEDNIRLETNARQDLVTYNVTKAPKFGTIYVRDAAAVSFRHTDLLSKSVMFMQTDMTVSNDSLELAAQLSDFEAKHVVIDVIVEPLMIVNPMVAIAGERNRLDLRYMDATPLAKLTSSNPVFLVTRKPKYARIKKIIRSSGDRKGTREREVSKFAHQELISGLIYVVCKKMPALEIEGTPDSFGFVLAASIFQPAAGNFNFRIKYNVDDFNMTLGSPMDPVGHEGEMAIAPNMSNDYLLILGMLLGVFLLGVVVIITIRCRHNRYKHADDNKIEPSPGVGVMPLPRPPDHLMPATPHLKRFGNDHDGITGSSTPLPVLPSMPATLPQCKVIPLSPLDSIAGSEVDVSSRYPYGVPDGDEWSSFDTSDLPCPSATTPRANPLLRRNQYWV, from the exons ATGACAAATACGATGCATTTTAACGACGTACGACTGCTTGTGTTCCTAGCAGGCATCGCCTGCACTCTCTTGGGATGCTGCCAAACAGATGAAAAAG TATCGTTCTATGGAGCGAGTTACATTCACCTCCCGGTCCAGGAAGCGCGGGGCGCATCGGACGtcagtttcaaatttcgaacgcATTTACCCGACGCAATGTTGCTCCTGGCCGCTGGGAAGACCGACTACTGTTTGGTGAAGCTGGTTGCCGGTCGACTGAAG GTTCACATCAACCTTGGTGCTGGCGAGAGTGAGATAGCCAGTCCACGAGGGCTCACCTTGAACGACCTCAGCTGGCACGAGGTGAACCTGACGCGGAGGGAGGCTAACATCACCCTTCAGATAGACGTAATACACGCGACCCGGTCGGTCCTACCCGGCCGGTTTTTCGAACTCAACATTCACTACGGTGTCTACATTGGAGGGCAGGGCGACTTCAACGAACTATTTTTAG GCCATACGGAGTACCTAAGGGGTTGCATGGCGGACATACACTACAACGGTGCGAACGTCGTGGAGTCTGCAAGGCTGAGGAAGGGTCAGTCGGTGGCAACAGGCGTTGCCTGGGGGTGTTCAACCGAGTTTGACGCGAGCCGAGATACGGAGATAAGTTTTGTTGAGGATGGAGCATTCACAGCGATTCCCAAACCGATACCTCGGACTGGTACGAGATGGGAATTGGACTTGAAAACTGTCACCGAGAGCGGACTGCTTCTCTACAACGCCGGGCAATCTCTTCGCGCCGATTATCTCGGAGTCGAGATATACGAGAGAAAGATACGACTGTTGATGAACACCGGAAACGGGCCGACCGAATTGATACACGGCACGACAGTGGCCGACGGGAAGTGGCACCATGTAATCGTCGAATTCGACCCGAACGTTATCGGGATCAGCGTCGATTCTTCGGCGAAAACTCTGGCGCTGCCCAAGGGCAGCAGGTACCTTGATCTAGCTGGTACCTTGTACATCGGAGGAACGGAACTCAATCAGAGAGCCAAGGCACTTGGCAAAGGGCTCAAGTCCGGAGACGTTAGTTACAAGGGGTGTATCAGGAAGATGCTACTCGACAACAAACCCCTCGGACTTCCGGACGTCAAGGTCAGCCAGGGCATCGTCGTCGGATGTGTTTGGGGATTCCCCTGCGTCGAGGCCGAACCCTGCGTCGATGGCGCTTCTTGCTCCCAGCTTGGCGTCAACTCGTTCAAGTGCTCGTGTGACCAGGCACTGTGTATTAAACCAAGCTATGCCGAGGACTACAAG GTGTACTCAAGCGCAAACCTCCCAGTGGATTTAGAAATTCTATCATTGAGCCCTTTGATGGTATCCGAGGGTGATCACGTTCTCGTAACAAGTCAGAACATCGCAATGATCTTAGATATAGCAAAATACGGAGTTGAAGAAACGGGCGTTATTTTTACCCTGATCACACCGCCGTCGCACGGAACCCTGGCCCTCGATCTTCTCAATACCAAATCCGACCATACCTTCACTCTGCAAGAAATAAACCAAGACAAG ATCCAGTACATGCACGACGGCAGCGAGAGTACGGAGGACAGCATGATTCTTGAGCTGAAACTACTCGCTGGTGCCAGCTACACTTTGCCAGGTTATTTACAGGGTCGCCTGAGGTTCCCACTGCACGTAAACGTCACCCCCGTTAACGATCCTCCACTCTTGGAGATTCCTACTGCAAAAGTCCTTCGATTGGCTCAA GGAACAAGAAAAGTACTCAGCAAAGAACTAGTGTGGGCTGTAGACGCCGACACGCCACTTCAAAGCCTTGTTTACACCGTTCTTCGAGGAGACATGGATGCAGGACATGTGGAACGTTTGACTTATCCAACAAAACCGATCGACAGCTTTTCTCAGGCGGAATTGCAACAGGGACTAATCGCCTATGTTCACAGAGGAAATG CAAAATCGAACGCGATGCTCGGACTCCAGGTGAGCGACGGTATCGAGAGCAGTCAGCCAGCTTATTTGAGAGTCTCAGCGTACCCACTGCAAATAAAGCTTCAATATAATACAGGCTTAGTGGTGGTCCATCGGTCGTTTTCTCATCTGACGCCGGCGAATCTATCCTTCATAACAAACTCCGATGATTCCAGTATCGAAATACGGTACGACATTGTTAGTCCGGCACAGTTTGGGACAATACAAAAGTTCAAGGACGTCTCCGGCTCGTGGAGCAATGTCGATCACTTCACCAGCAAGGATGTTGAGCTGGACTGGGTGCGGTATCTTCATAACGTAGGCAGCCCATCTCAGGATGAGTTTAAGTTTCAAGCAAGCGTAAGGGAGGTCAGAACTCAGCATACCTTCGACTTCAGGATCACGTTCATTGACCTGGAATTGAAAGAGTCCAGGCGACTGCCCGTAAATTTTACCAATTCCATCGAGGTTGTTGTAGGCTCGCAGAatctgaaatttcaaacgaaccCCTTGACCACCCCAGTTAATAAGATCGTATTCACCATTGAGGAATCACCAAAGTATGGGGAACTGTTTTTGACTAAAAAAGCAGTGTTGAAAGGCGATACATTCACCCAGGAAGATCTCGACGCAGGAAGACTAAG ATACAAACTCCTAAGGAAATCTTTCTCCAACATCAACGATGAGATGGTGTTCAGAGTGAAGGCGCCACAGTGCGTGGAGATCGCGTCCTCACTTCTTATCAGATACAGCCTGCAGAGAAACGGAAACGGACCTGAAACGGTCAACAGATTAAGGGTGAACGAGGGAGGCAGCGTACCATTGAAGATAATGCGTTTCGATGGTAAAAATTACGGCGTTACTTCGCTAACTTACAACGTAACGGTCACCCCTTTACACGGCTGGCTAAAGGTCGTCAATGatacattttattcaaaccCGAGGCGAAATGCTACGTATTTCACGTCCAGCGAACTGGCCGCCGAGCTTGTACACTATGTTCATGATGATACGGAGACTCCGGAGGATACTTTTGCGTATGTGGCCATTTCCTCAGAGCGAGAGAACTTCATGTACGTAGGCAATTTTCTCGTTGAAGTGGCAATGAGAAATGACAATCCGCCAACACGACTCAACGCCAGAGTGTTCCACGTTGTTCTCAACGGCGAACGAATTCTCACTAACAAAGTACTCGAGTACATTGACGCTGATCTCGATACGAAACCTTCGGACATCGTCTACTCGAGGCGGGACGCGGCAAACGGGGGACTCTACAAAGTGACCAATCCTTCGGTACAAATATACGAATTCACGCAGCAGGACGTTAACCGGCAACAAATACTCTTCAGACACCATGGCGAGGAGACGGGAAAAGTCGAGTTAGGTGTCACCGACGGGCATTTCTACACCGCTGGAGTCCTCGAGGTCCAGGCGAGCCCGCCGTATGTTAATCCTGTACCAACCAATAGCTCGGTGGTCAAATTTAACGAATCGACGACTCTGACTACAGCGGTGCTTCAGATTGAGACAAACGTGAATGCCAATGAGAGCGAGATAATTTACACCGTGATAGAGAAACCGAGACACGGTGTGCTGCTCAAACGCTACAAGGAGACGACTACGTTCACTCAAGATGATCTAGCTCACGGAGAAGTTACCTATAAACACCAAGGTGGCTCCCTGACCAAAGATAGCTTCAAGTTTCGCGTTTCCGCAAAAAAAACTGAGGCTGAAGGCCATCTTACCGTCAAAGTTTACCCGGAGAGCTATTGGGAACCACTCATCGTCGCCAACAATCAAACGGTTCTCGTCGAGGAAGCGACGAGTGTTCTGCTGTCTAAGAAACACCTGGAAGTTATGCATCCAAAAATATCCCCGGGTCAGATAACATATCTGGTTAAAGAAAGACCTCGATTTGGAAATCTTGAACTCCAGTCTCCTGATCAGGAACACAGCGACGAGGCTAGGGACGATTACGTTGTCACCAGCTTTGAGCAAAGTACTATTAATGAGGGTAAACTGCACTATGTCCAGTCGGAACCGAACCAAACTCTGGACAGCTTTACGTTTGACGTTACAAATGGGATAACGTGGCTCCGAGACCTCGCCCTCAACTTCGTTGTCATCCCTGACAAGATGTACCTTGCAAGCGGGAACTTGAGTGTCGTCGAGGGAAAGAGCGTCGTTTTAGACGAGTCAGATTTCCCAGTGATAACGGAATACTATGCGGGAAAGGTGACGGACTACAGAGTTATTGAAAAACCAAAGCACGGTACCCTGATTGATTCTACGAAAAATTCACTGGTGAAGAAGTTTCCGCAAAAACACCTTGCTGCTGGTGTCATAATGTATCGACATTCGGATGATGAAACTCTGAACGATAGTCTTAGACTTGTCGCCATTGCCGGTGAAAAAACCAGCGAACCCTTTGAGCTTGGATTCAAAGTAATTCCCGTTAACGACGAAATTCCGTTTCTGGTTAATAAGACCACTTTGAATGTATGGCAAGGTGGCTCTGTCTTTATAACGTCCAAGAATCTTGCTACTCTTGATAATGATACTGAACCGGCAAATTTACAGTATCATGTAACCAGCATCAGAAATGGATTTATCTCACTGAAGCAGTTTAAGAAATTGgaaattcgtaattttacTCAACAGCATATCAACAACATGGAAATAATGTTCACACATACGA ACGAATCAGATGCTGAATTTATCTTCACGATTGACGATGGGGTTCATACTACAAGTAACTACACGATGCTGGTTGTAACGCGAGAAGTCCGTCTCTCGGTGAAGAACAATAATCCATTAAACGTGTTTCCATTAACAAGGAAACCGATATCTGCGGACCTACTCTTTATTGATAGTACAGATGGCaatcgtaaaataaaatacattgTCAGAAGCGGGCCGCATCTCGGGAGGATAATCATGGAAACGAGCGAGGGGATATGGCTCGAGGTTGACAGGTTTTCTCAGAGCGATTTAAATCACAGCAAAGTAATTTACGAACACACCAAACAATTCATGGATCTCTCTGCCAACGACTCCTTCGTTTTCGACGTAGAGGCACATTTCGCTAAGCCGGTACTGAATCAG CTCTTTCAAATTGAGATATCTGTATCAAGCGGCGGACTTGACAGATACATATCAGCCGAAAGCGTTCGCGTCGAGGAGGGAGGTTCGGGAAAGGTGATAGTGAACGTTACCGGCATTGTTAAGTTTCTGCAGGCAAAAGCTGGCCTTGAAAATCCCACGGTAATAACCAGACTTGCCACACATCCTAGCCACGGCCACGTTATGCTTTTACCAGACTTAAATGTGACGACATTCACACTGCCTGAAATTGAAGGAGGAAAGGTAGCGTACTTCCATGATCACTCGGATACGACGGAAGATCATATTCACTTCTCTGTGTACCTGACTCCGGGCCACATTCTACTGTGTAACACGACTGTCCCAGTAATTGTAACGCCGATAAATGACGAGCCTTTCAAACTCGTAACCAACGCGCCTTTCGTCTCTGTTGTAAGAAATCAGAACCAGACAATAACCAGAGAAAACTTGCTTACGACCGATCCGGACACAGACCCTCAGGAACTATCCTACGACGTTATATCTGGCCCAACTTACGGCAGGCTTCTTCTGCTTCCCCAAGATCAAAATTCATCCGAAGTTCATCAGGTGAACAAGTTCAGCCAGCACGATGTTGACTCAAATCGTCTCGTCTATGAGCACTCCGGCCCGTTACAAGCGGCTTCGTTTTACTTCAGGGTATCCGATGGGAGATTCAACCCGGTCTACAGGGTATTAAACTTTCACGTTCTCCCAATCCGTTTGAACGTAACTGTCGTCGGCCCTGTCAGCCTCCAGCAGGGCTCTAACGTAGCTCTGATATCAGAGGACAACATAAGACTAGAAACTAACGCGAGGCAGGATTTGGTCACCTACAATGTAACAAAGGCACCGAAGTTCGGCACCATATACGTCAGGGACGCTGCGGCGGTTAGCTTCAGGCACACGGATCTTCTGTCGAAGAGTGTGATGTTCATGCAGACCGACATGACCGTGTCGAATGATAGCCTCGAGTTAGCGGCACAGCTGAGCGATTTTGAGGCAAAACACGTCGTCATCGACGTTATTGTAGAACCATTGATGATCGTGAATCCCATGGTGGCTATAGCAGGGGAGAGAAATCGGTTAGATCTACGATACATGGACGCGACGCCACTGGCGAAGCTGACAAGTAGCAACCCGGTGTTCCTGGTGACGAGGAAACCGAAGTATGCACGAATTAAAAAGATCATCAGGAGTTCCGGAGATAGGAAGGGCACGCGGGAACGAGAAGTGAGCAAGTTCGCCCATCAGGAGCTGATTTCGGGCCTGATATACgttgt